CTGCGGTCGATGTGTCGACCTGACAGTCGACGACGACCAGCTTCCACTTGTGAAAGGCACTCATATCCACGATGTGGCAAAAATCTGCAACCGAACGGCTGAGCCGATCGAGTTTCGCCGCGACAAGAGCATCGGCCTTCCCCTCTGTGAGAGCAAGAAGGGCTTTCTGCAGACCGGGCCTGTTCAGGGACTTGCCGCTCTGGCCCTCGTCCACGACGACTTCTGTTAGCTCCCATCCTTTCCGTGCGCACTCGGTCTCAACGGCCCGCCGCTGCGACTCGAGTCCAGCCCCCGAAGAAGCCTGCTTGTCCGTGGACACCCTCACGTAACCTATCGCCCTTGTGCGGTCGACGGTCTCTTGCGCCCGGCCCATCGCCTTGCCCATGACGTCACTATACACCAATTGTTCCTTTAGTGTATGCGCTTTGCTCTCGTTCAGGGCTCAGAGCACCGGATAGGCGATCCAGTTCCATGCCGACGCTGGCAAGAGGCCATACTAGACGTATGCGGATCGTTTCCGACGAAGATTTGATGAAGATCTGCGACCGGATCGCAGGAGGCGAATCTCTCAGGTCGATCTGCTGCGGCAAAGGCGTGCCTGACAAGGCGACCTTCTTACGCCGTGTGGCCGCCGACGCTAACCTGCGGGCAGCATACGTCACGTCCCTACGAACGAGGGCCGAGGGCTATGCCGAGGAGATCATAAGCATCGCCGACGATCCCGATTTGAGCGTCGACGAGAAACGGGTGCGCATCGATTCTCGGAAGTGGCTTGCCTCCAAGCTTCAGCCCAAGACATACGGGGAGAGGTTCCACCTGGAGAGAGAGACAGTCCAAGTCAAGGCTTATGTCCTCTTCGACCCCGCGAAGGAACTCTTCGCCGACGGCCGGGCCGAGCCTCTAGCCCTACCCCCCGGGGAGGGGGGACTTTCTGCGTGACCTGGGCTCGATCCCATGGCTATTGACCGACGAAAAATTTTTCAGCTGGTCGCGAATGTCATCTGACTAGTCGACGGTCAATTGGCCACATCGCGCGCACCTTTGTCCAGTGAATCGAGTGCTTCGACGACTCCAGTACCAACGTCAGCATTAGATTCTGC
This genomic interval from Armatimonadota bacterium contains the following:
- a CDS encoding recombinase family protein; the encoded protein is MGRAQETVDRTRAIGYVRVSTDKQASSGAGLESQRRAVETECARKGWELTEVVVDEGQSGKSLNRPGLQKALLALTEGKADALVAAKLDRLSRSVADFCHIVDMSAFHKWKLVVVDCQVDTSTAAGEMMAGILVQFAQFERRLIAERTRTALAVKKAQGVRLGRPVDVPSGVVRRIVELRRKGMSLASIAESLNAEGVPTVRGGGKWYASTIGKILNRAG